The genomic segment TGAGCCGGACGGGTCGCCCTCTCGCGAGCATCGCGCTCGAGCGGTCCTGGACGTGGAAGTGAAGGTGGGGCTGCGTCGAGTGACCGGAGTTCCCGCAAAACCCCATCGGCTGCCCCCGGCGGACTTCGTCACCCACGCGGACGCGGACGCTTCCCGGCTGCAGGTGGGCGAGCACGCTGTACTCGCCACGGGCGTGGCGGATCAGCACGTGGTTGCCGCGGGGGTCCCCTGCGCGCCAATCGATCCAGCCCGTTCCGGTCTTCGGATAGTCTCGCATGCCGTCGCGCGCTCGAACGACCACTCCAGGCGCGGGTGCGAGAATCGCGCGACCGTAGGCGAGGAAGTCCTCGAGCTCTCTTCCGTCGTGGCGGTAGCTCGTTCCCTCGTCGGCGATCACGTTGAAATCATATGCGTAGCGCTGGCTCACGATGCTCCAAGAATGGGACTGCGAACGGTCCGGCCCGCCGTTGGCGACGGACCAGACACCTTCGAAGGGCAGGTGGTACTCGACGGCTTGTTCCAAATCATCGAGTCCGGCTCGCGACGAGCGGTCGGCGATGAGTAGCAGGATCTGTCCCAGTGCATAGACGAGATCCTGGAGGAAGAGGATCGGACTTCGAAGATAGGCCGCGCAGCTCGAGGCCAGGTATCGCCTGTGCGCCGTGGATCGGCGGGCCAGCAGCAGCACCGGAATCAGAAGGGCCGTCGTCGCGAGAAAGAGCGCACGCCAGCTCGGAGATCCAAACGCACATGCCAGTGCGGAGAGCCCGCCCAGGTACGCGGCGAGACCGGCGAGCAATCGAACGTAGAGCATCATTTCAGGTCAGGCTGCTTCGGAGCAGGATCCGGGTCGCGACGAATCCCAGCTTCTCGAAGAAGCGGCGCGCAGAATCGTTCTCGACCGCAACCGTCGCCTCGACCGAGTCGACACCCCTGCTCTCGAACCACTGGAAGCTCGCGCGAACCAGCGCGGCCCCGACGCGCAGCTCGGAATGTCGGAACGGTTCGGCGATGAAGAGATCGTAGATGAAGCCTTTCGGGACGTCCGCGAAGAGCGACGAAGAGCCACGCGGTCTTCCGAGCATTCGCGAGATCGCTGCTCTGGTCCTGCTCCTCAGGGAGCGCGGCGGAGTTCCGACAATGCCGATGTCGACGTAGCCGAGGAGCTCGTTCGCCTCGCTCGCAACGAGGATGGCACCGTGGGGGCGCGCGCACCTCCCCGAGAGATACTCCAGCATGTCGAGACCCGGCGCGACCGGCCGCTCTGCGTCGAGCGAGCGCTGGAGGTCGAGCTGTTCGGCACACAGCGCCGCGAGGCGATGCAGATCATCGGGTGTGCAGGTGCGAGTGTCCATTGGCGTGCGGTTTCGACGGAGAAGCCCCGGGCCGTGCGGCTCCGCCAACTTCTCGTGGGCCGGCGTCGGACCGAATGCCCTGCCTTCGATGGCCCGCGAGATCCTACGCCAGCTCCCCGGTGGTTGCTCCTGGCATCGCGGACCCCGTCAGCTCCATCCCCCGGACTCAGGAATAACTCGCAACCTCGTCCAGCCAGCTCGTGGCCTGGGTCGAGGTCCGGAAGACCCGGACATCCCAGCCGGTCTCGTCGGCCAGGGCCTCCCACATCCGGGCGTAACCGAAGTCCAGGTCTGCAGGAGCGACGAACGCCACCGCCAGTCGGGGAACCCACTCGGACGTGTCCCGGGCGAGCTCGGCCAGCCGACGCACGTGCGCGCTCTCCACGTCGCCGGTCTCGGCTTTGGAGAAGTCCACGAGCCAGCCGCGGCAGCGCCGGACCTCGTCCCTCTGCGTCTCGAGGAAGCTGCTGTGGACCGCTAAGAGGTCCTCGCCTCCGACGGGGCCCTTGGCATCGAAGACGACTCTTCGGCTGCCTTCCGGGAGGAAGATCGACAGGGGCACGGGGCGCAGAATCTATTCCCTCGGGTCGGCGCCCGCCTCCAGCCCGGGGCGGGCTTCGGCTCCCGCCGACCGCGAAGCCCGGGGTGCCGGTTCCCATCCGATCGGCCTCGGGGCCTGGCAGATGGTTGCGGTCGCCAGTGGCCTATGCGGCCCGCGGCAGCCGTAGGAGCGTTCCGAAGCGGGTCCCCGCTACCACGTAGGCCCTCGGAATCCCTCAGGGTTCCGGGGGCTCTTCGTTGGGCGTCTGACAGCCGGGACCGGAATGGGGACCGGATACGATGGGCTCCGGGGCCGCACCTGGGCGATGGGGGCCGGAATCGCCCTGCCCGCACGCCGGGCGACGCCTCCGAGAGCACCGGGCTTCGAACCTGGGGGCTGGGTTCGAATCCCTCCCGGCGTGCCAGCGACTCCGCGGGGTTGCGTCTCCGGGCGCTCGGCTCAAGCTCCGGGACGTTTCGCGACACGTTTCCCCGACCGACATTGCACCGACGATCTCGGCCTAGCTGGGTATCGAGTACACATCGGGGTCCGTGGGGACACCTCTCGTGAAAGTGCTCGGCAGGGCGGCCTGACCGGGTTTCCGCCCGCGATACACGTCACCGGGCCGAGGGAAAGTGCCTTTGCGGGGGCGCTCAGTCCGCGTCGAGCTCCGGGTAACACCGAAAGATGCCCTCCTGGTTGAAGGGCATCCTTCGTTCCGACGCCAGGTAGGCAGCGATGCGCCGCCGCCCCCGCACCCGCTCGCGCAGCGCGAGCACGCCCGGTGTCGCCTCGCTCGCGAGCGCGAAGCCACGGGGAAATGCGTAGGCAACACCTTCGAGTGCCTGGAAGAGCCCGAGGTCGGCGTGTGAGATGCTCTCTCCCACCAAGACTTCGCCGCCGTTGTTACGCAGCACGCGCTCGAAGTACTGGAGGAAACGCGGCAGCCGCTCGCTGACGAAGTGTGGCGCGCGCCGCCGTGCCTCGGCCTGCTGGTCCTCGTAGTAGAGCCAGGCGCTGATGGGATGATGGGTGTCGTGTGCCTCCACCACGAGGTCGGCAATCGTGAGCTGAAGCGCCAGTGCCTGCGCCTGGCCCGCTTCGTCTCGAGGCACGAGATCGTGAAGGCGGCCGAGGAAGTGACAGATCGCTGCCGTCTGGGAGAGCACCAGTTCGCCCTGTTTCAGAACCGGCGGCGCAAAGATGGGGTGCCCCTCCCGCTTACCAGCCCAGAACGCCACCACGGCCTCGACGCCTCCACCCTGCTCCGCCGGCAGCCGGCCGACGTCGCGGTAGGGCGTCGCAGCCTCCTCCAGGACGAGCCGGATGAACTCGCCGCGCCCGGGGATGTTGGGCCAGTAGTAGAGATCGTAGGGCGTGGGCACGCGGGCTCCTCTCGGCTGGCAACCAGCGCTGTCTTCACGCTAGAAGATCCCTCGAGCCTGCGCTCCTCGGGAGGCCCTCCCGAGAGGCGCCGTCCAGTGCCGTCCGCGAATCTGGTGCCGTCGAAACGACACCTCCCTGCACCCTATTGCACGCCCCTGCAGAGCACCGAGACGTAAGTCCCCGTCACTTCTTCTTCTTGGGCCAGGCTTCGAATATGGGGGTCGGGGGTTCGAATCCCTCCCGGCGTGCCATTGGTTCCTGGTACAAGGGACAGAAGGCCGAGTCCGCCTGATCTCGAGGCAAGCAGGCGCCACCGGCCACGTTCTGCCACGATCGCGTAGGATGCCGAGTGTAGGAGCAACGCCCATGAGTCTTCGACCGGCCCTCCTGCGCGAAGGCAGTGGACGAGTCGGTCCTCGAGCGACCGTACGAGCTTCGATGTTGATCGCCCTCAGCGCCCTGATCGCCCTGGCCGCCGGATGCAGCCTGCTCCCGATGGGCGACGGGGACGCCGAGCCCGCCGGAGCCCGGACGATCCGTCTGGAGGAGGATCTCGAGGATCGCCTCCATTGTCGCGGGGAGGGCCGGGGGGATTGCGCCGACTGGTTCGCCGCGGAGGTCGAGACCCGCGGAGTCTTGCGGGTCGCGATCGAGACCGAGACCTCCGAGGGCAGTGGCGTCAAACCTCCGATCAAGGCCGCGCTCCTCCAGGACGAGACCCGCCTGCGCGCGCGAGGCCCAGGGGGAAGGCTCCGCCTGCAGCGGGCGGTGGAAGCGGGCACCTACCTGATTCACGTGTGGAGCGAAGAACCGGACCTCGTCGTTCCGTACCGAATCGAAGTGCGACTGCTCCCGTTCCGTCTGCGCCGCTTTGCCCTCCTCGAAGTCGATACGAGGGGTGGCGTCGTCGCCCTGGAGATCGCTGGCGGCTCTCAGCATGGCCTGCGCGTGGGCATGACGGGCAACGTCGTCGAGGGGAAGCAGGTGATCGGCCGCTTCCGCGTCACCGATGTCTACCCGGAGGGGTCGAGAGTCGAAGTCCAAGGACGACTGCGGAGAAAAGTGACGCCGAGCACGGAGGCGGAGGTCGAGTTGCCTCCGACCGGCTGATGGCTCGCGTCAGAGGCGTCACCGAATGACTCGCAGCGCCAGGCTCGGCGTGGTCGCGCTGGCCTTTCTCGCACTGGGGTGTGGGAACGCGGAGCTCGAGGCCGATGCGGCGGCATGGGCGGAAGCGGAGGCGCTCGCGAGGAGCGGGCTCGCCGAACTCGACGCCGGACGCCCAACCGAGGGACAGGCCCGGCTGCGCTCGGCGGTCGCCGTCTTGTTTCGCGCGGGGCTGCTCGATGATGTCGAACGGGCACTCGCTCTCGAGACCGGCCTCGAACGGATCGAGGCGCGCATCGAGGAGGGATCTGAGCTGCGCAAGCGCTTCCAGGCCCTCTCCGTGGCCGAGGCCAGCCTCGGCAGACCCGCCTGTCAGATCGACTGGCGCGAAACGGAGGGCTCCCAGGTCGACCCGTGCCTCGCGGCCGGTCTGGCCTGGTTGCTGGTCGAGCTGCGCCAGAGCGCCCCGGCGCCAGCGGCACTGACGCGGCAGGTCGCTGAGACCCTGGAGCGGGAGCGGGCCTTTCTCGAGCGCGCTCTACCCCGGGGTGGGCTGCTCGTTCCGATGATGAAGCGCGAGCTCGAACGCAAGCGGCTTCCTCCCCTCCTGCACTACCTCGCGCTGATCGAGAGTGGCTACGTCGACGATGCTCGTAGCGTCGTCGGCGCCGCCGGCCTTTGGCAGTTCACCCGCGGTACGGCAGGCGACTACGGGCTGGTCGTGACGGCCGAGCGGGACGATCGCCTGGATCCAGAACGTTCGACGCAGGCGGCGGCCTCCTACCTTCAGGACCTGGCTCTGGAGTTCGGCGGCGATTCGCTCTTCCTGGTCCTGGCGGGCTACAACGCCGGGCCGAATCGGGTCCGCAGAGCCCTCCGCGAGCTCGACGACCCCTTCGAGCACCGCTCCTACTGGCACCTGGTCGAGCGGGGGCTCCTGGCAGAAGAGACGACCCGCTACGTGGCGCGCTTCCTCGCCGCCGCTCTGGCCGGAGAGTTTGGGCTGCGGGAGGCCCTGATGGAGGCAGGTTGAACCCCGGCTCCCAATTCGACGACCCAGCTCTCATGAAGCCAGCCGACACCCTCGATGCGGCCACACGAAGGGAGCACCGATGGGGGCGATGAAGCCGCCGATGGGAGCGACGAAGCCGAATTGGAAGCGGGCCGCCAGGATCGCCGGGGCTCTGGCCGCGTTTCTGGCTTTTCCGGCCACCGCGCCGGGCCTCGATCTGCGTCCTGTCTCCGAAATCCGGATCGACGCCATCGACGCCGCGCCGCAAGGCCCCGGGGGCATCGAAGTCCAGTTTCGGGCCCTCGACGCGGGCGGCAGCCCCGTTCGCGATCTCCGCTCGATCGATGTCTCGCTGCGGCTCGACGAAGCCGAGCTCCCCGCCGCTGCACGAGGCCAGCTCTCGGCCACGGAACACCTCCCGATCAATGCTGTGATCGCCATCGATACCAGCCGGACCATGATGGGCCGACCCCTGGAGACGGTTCGCGAGACGGCCCTTGCCCTCGTCGACAGCCTGGGGCGCGCGGATCGGGTCGCCGTCGTCACGTTCTCGAATGCCGTGCAGGTCCTGGCGGACCTCAGGACCGGCCGCGGCGATCTGCGTGCGCGATTGGCCGCCCTCGAGATCGACGACCAGGCCTTGTCCACGGTCGTCTGGGATGGCGTCGCCCGTTCCATCGAACTCCTACGCGAGGCAGGCAGTGGTGGCCCCGTCATCCTTTTTTCCGATGGGCGTGACAACGGCAGTGGGCTCCAGCCCCCTGAACTCGTCGCCGCGGCAGGCGCCACCGAAGAGCGTGCCCAGGTGGCCATCCTCCCGGTGACCTACATCGGGCGAGGAAGCCAAGGCCGCCCGGACCTCGTGCAGCTCGCTGCGATGACAGGCGGCACCCTGCGCGACCTCGACAAGATCGGCGCGTCTCCGGCAGGCCTCCTGGCCCCGCAGCGGGTGGGCTATCGCCTCCGATTCGAGGCCGATCTCGACGGAGCCCCGCACCTCGTGCATCTCGGCGTCGAGGGCGCCGAGGCCAGCCGACTACGCCGCTTCCCCCAGGTCGTCCGCGTCTCCACCAGCCGGGCCGGGCCAACCTGGCTCCCGGGTGCCCTCCAGACCCTCGGCCCTGCGGTTCTCCTGTTGCTGGCTGGCTTTGCCGCAGGCCACTTTCGGACGCGAGCCCTGATCGGGCTTCGCTCGCTCCGGCTCCGCCTCGCACGCTGAGTCGGTCCCCACATCGGGTCACCAGCGCTTTCCTCGCGACCCCTGGTCGTCGCGCGAGAGCCGCCGCGCCCGGTCCTCTTCTGACGGATCGGCAGCGGCACCCCCGTTCGAAGGGTGCATCCCCTTTCGGCGCTGGATTGGAGACGAAAAGCGAACCGAAGCCTTGAACCCCTCACCCATGTGCAACGACGAAACAGTAACCCCCGAGCTCAGAAACGAGCCGGACCAAAG from the bacterium genome contains:
- a CDS encoding M23 family metallopeptidase, translated to MMLYVRLLAGLAAYLGGLSALACAFGSPSWRALFLATTALLIPVLLLARRSTAHRRYLASSCAAYLRSPILFLQDLVYALGQILLLIADRSSRAGLDDLEQAVEYHLPFEGVWSVANGGPDRSQSHSWSIVSQRYAYDFNVIADEGTSYRHDGRELEDFLAYGRAILAPAPGVVVRARDGMRDYPKTGTGWIDWRAGDPRGNHVLIRHARGEYSVLAHLQPGSVRVRVGDEVRRGQPMGFCGNSGHSTQPHLHFHVQDRSSAMLARGRPVRLSGFSVIEADGRRPVARGYPRRGQRVQPDEAKAP
- a CDS encoding GNAT family N-acetyltransferase — encoded protein: MDTRTCTPDDLHRLAALCAEQLDLQRSLDAERPVAPGLDMLEYLSGRCARPHGAILVASEANELLGYVDIGIVGTPPRSLRSRTRAAISRMLGRPRGSSSLFADVPKGFIYDLFIAEPFRHSELRVGAALVRASFQWFESRGVDSVEATVAVENDSARRFFEKLGFVATRILLRSSLT
- a CDS encoding glutathione S-transferase; translation: MPTPYDLYYWPNIPGRGEFIRLVLEEAATPYRDVGRLPAEQGGGVEAVVAFWAGKREGHPIFAPPVLKQGELVLSQTAAICHFLGRLHDLVPRDEAGQAQALALQLTIADLVVEAHDTHHPISAWLYYEDQQAEARRRAPHFVSERLPRFLQYFERVLRNNGGEVLVGESISHADLGLFQALEGVAYAFPRGFALASEATPGVLALRERVRGRRRIAAYLASERRMPFNQEGIFRCYPELDAD
- a CDS encoding lytic transglycosylase domain-containing protein, with product MTRSARLGVVALAFLALGCGNAELEADAAAWAEAEALARSGLAELDAGRPTEGQARLRSAVAVLFRAGLLDDVERALALETGLERIEARIEEGSELRKRFQALSVAEASLGRPACQIDWRETEGSQVDPCLAAGLAWLLVELRQSAPAPAALTRQVAETLERERAFLERALPRGGLLVPMMKRELERKRLPPLLHYLALIESGYVDDARSVVGAAGLWQFTRGTAGDYGLVVTAERDDRLDPERSTQAAASYLQDLALEFGGDSLFLVLAGYNAGPNRVRRALRELDDPFEHRSYWHLVERGLLAEETTRYVARFLAAALAGEFGLREALMEAG
- a CDS encoding VWA domain-containing protein, producing the protein MGAMKPPMGATKPNWKRAARIAGALAAFLAFPATAPGLDLRPVSEIRIDAIDAAPQGPGGIEVQFRALDAGGSPVRDLRSIDVSLRLDEAELPAAARGQLSATEHLPINAVIAIDTSRTMMGRPLETVRETALALVDSLGRADRVAVVTFSNAVQVLADLRTGRGDLRARLAALEIDDQALSTVVWDGVARSIELLREAGSGGPVILFSDGRDNGSGLQPPELVAAAGATEERAQVAILPVTYIGRGSQGRPDLVQLAAMTGGTLRDLDKIGASPAGLLAPQRVGYRLRFEADLDGAPHLVHLGVEGAEASRLRRFPQVVRVSTSRAGPTWLPGALQTLGPAVLLLLAGFAAGHFRTRALIGLRSLRLRLAR